From one Asterias amurensis chromosome 14, ASM3211899v1 genomic stretch:
- the LOC139946841 gene encoding eukaryotic translation initiation factor 2 subunit 3: MATEPMLNPNPHLAKQDLENLDASTLNPLSPEVISRQATINIGTIGHVAHGKSTVVKAISGVQTVRFKNELIRNITIKLGYANAKVYKCDNPACPRPGCYRSAGSNKEDVFLCDRQGCNGKFKLLRHVSFVDCPGHDILMATMLNGAAVMDAALLLIAGNESCPQPQTSEHLAAIEIMKLKHILILQNKIDLVKETQAREQYDQILRFVQGTVAEGAPIIPISAQLKYNIEVICEYITKKIPIPIRDFTSEPRLIVIRSFDVNKPGSEVKDLKGGVAGGSILRGVLRVGQEIEVRPGIVSEDNEGKLQCRPIFSKIISLFAEKNDLQFAVPGGLIGVGTKIDPTLCRADRLVGQVLGAVGALPEIYTELEISYFLLRRLLGVRTEGDKKAAKVQKLSKSEALMVNIGSLSTGSRVLAVKADLAKIVLTNPVCTEIGEKIALSRRVEKHWRLIGWGQIRKGITIKPTES; this comes from the exons ATGGCGACCGAACCCATGCTGAACCCGAACCCACATCTGGCGAAACAAGATTTAGAAAATCTC GATGCTTCCACATTAAATCCTCTATCCCCAGAAGTCATAAGTCGACAAGCCACAATCAATATAG GAACAATTGGTCATGTGGCTCATGGAAAGTCCACTGTAGTGAAAGCCATCTCTGGAGTTCAGACTGTCCGCTTCAAGAATGAGCTGATTAGGAATATCACCATCAAGCTGGGATATGCAAATGCAAAG GTGTACAAATGTGATAATCCAGCGTGTCCCCGTCCTGGTTGCTACAGGTCAGCAGGCAGCAATAAGGAAGATGTATTTCTCTGTGATCGACAAGGCTGCAATGGCAAATTCAAACTGTTAAG GCACGTTTCTTTTGTTGATTGCCCCGGTCACGACATTCTTATGGCAACTATGTTAAACGGAGCTGCTGTAATGGACGCAGCCCTTCTTCTTATCG CTGGTAATGAGTCCTGTCCCCAGCCCCAGACCTCTGAGCATCTCGCTGCTATTGAGATTATGAAGCTCAAGCATATACTGATCCTACAGAACAAGATTGACTTGGTCAAGGAGACCCAGGCCAGGGAACAGTACGACCAAATCCTCAGATTCGTCCAAG GGACAGTAGCAGAGGGTGCACCTATCATCCCGATCTCTGCCCAGCTCAAGTACAACATTGAAGTCATCTGTGAATACATCACAAAGAAAATCCCAATTCCTATCAGGGACTTCACATCTGAACCTCGACTTATTG TGATCCGATCCTTCGATGTAAACAAACCAGGAAGTGAAGTCAAGGACCTTAAAGGAGGCGTGGCTGGAGGCAGTATACTTAGGGGGGTGCTTCGG GTTGGCCAAGAAATTGAAGTCAGACCTGGTATCGTGTCTGAGGATAATGAAGGCAAGCTGCAGTGTAGACCTATATTTTCCAAAATCATCTCACTGTTTGCTGAAAAGAATGATCTTCAGTTTGCTGTCCCTGGTGGGCTCATTG GTGTGGGAACCAAGATTGATCCAACACTGTGCCGAGCTGATCGCCTTGTGGGCCAGGTCTTAGGGGCAGTAGGAGCTCTACCAGAAATCTATACAGAGTTGGAGATCTCATACTTTTTGCTTCGACGTCTGCTGGGTGTACGGACAGAGGGAGACAAGAAGGCAGCCAAG GTACAAAAGTTGAGTAAAAGTGAAGCCCTGATGGTCAACATTGGATCTCTCTCAACTGGTAGTCGAGTTCTAGCGGTCAAAGCTGATTTGGCAAAAATTGTGCTGACCAATCCAGTGTGCACAGAGATTGGAGAAAAGATTGCACTGAGCAGACGAGTAGAAAAACATTGGAG GTTGATTGGATGGGGACAAATCCGAAAAGGAATTACAATTAAGCCAACAGAGTCATGA
- the LOC139947197 gene encoding caspase-3-like isoform X1 — MTDFSPDSGTCGEETAGVGSSTEVDTHKNGQIREGADSNDDMITSDDTYEGYAKKLKSVRKLVSKLHLKPSSKPKLPPPTHLTSNDKSMEDKADLKQPALSTSLLADYRYDMTYRQRGRAVLINNENFKECSDMPNRPNPAIDVDPLSSTLKDLGFLVQTFEDLTCGRIRHLMHLLSRDDHSDADCLLVAVMTHGDEGEIYGTDGPMNASEITTPFRGDHCQGLIGKPKLFIFQACRGGLVDQGVAINIDDVDETDALIAYEKAHTIPVEADFLLAYSSPDGYASWRNGTAGAWFIQSLVKVLNAYGEIWEITRMLALVNRMVALQYESRSQNTSMTQKKQMPCFVSTLTKELYFKPKEVAKEMHKKL; from the exons ATGACTGATTTTTCTCCAGACAGCGGGACTTGTGGTGAGGAAACTGCAGGAGTTGGATCGAGCACAG aggtggacacacacaaaaatggaCAAATTCGTGAAGGGGCAGACTCAAATGACGACATGATTACATCAGATGATACGTACGAGGGATACGCTAAGAAACTGAAATCAGTCAG AAAACTCGTTTCAAAACTTCACTTGAAGCCATCTTCAAAACCAAAGTTGCCACCACCTACACATCTGACTTCAAATGATAAAAGTATGGAAGACAAAGCCGACTTAAAACAACCTGCACTGTCTACATCACTGTTGGCAGACTACCGCTACGATATGACGTACCGCCAACGAGGAAGGGCGGTATTAATCAATAATGAGAATTTCAAAGAGTGCTCTGATATGCCCAATCGTCCCAATCCAGCAATCGATGTAGACCCACTaagcagcactttaaaggaCTTGGGCTTTTTAGTTCAGACTTTTGAGGACCTTACGTGTGGAAGGATAAGACACTTGATGCACCTAC TAAGCAGAGACGACCACAGTGATGCGGACTGTCTCTTAGTCGCCGTGATGACGCATGGGGACGAAGGCGAGATCTACGGCACGGATGGACCCATGAACGCAAGCGAGATCACCACGCCGTTCCGTGGAGACCATTGCCAGGGTTTGATCGGCAAACCCAAGCTGTTCATTTTCCAG GCTTGCCGAGGAGGCCTTGTGGACCAGGGCGTTGCTATAAACATAGATGACGTCGATGAAACGGACGCATTGATTGCCTACGAAAAGGCTCATACTATTCCAGTGGAGGCGGATTTCCTGTTAGCTTACTCTTCCCCAGACG GTTACGCATCGTGGCGAAACGGTACCGCCGGAGCCTGGTTCATCCAATCCCTTGTTAAAGTTCTCAACGCCTATGGCGAAATTTGGGAAATCACAAGAATGCTAGCTCTTGTCAACCGCATGGTGGCGCTTCAGTATGAATCCAGATCACAAAACACGTCTATGACGCAGAAGAAACAAATGCCATGTTTTGTATCGACACTGACGAAGGAGCTGTATTTTAAGCCGAAAGAAGTCGCAAAGGAAATGCACAAAAAACTTTAA
- the LOC139947197 gene encoding caspase-3-like isoform X2 produces MITSDDTYEGYAKKLKSVRKLVSKLHLKPSSKPKLPPPTHLTSNDKSMEDKADLKQPALSTSLLADYRYDMTYRQRGRAVLINNENFKECSDMPNRPNPAIDVDPLSSTLKDLGFLVQTFEDLTCGRIRHLMHLLSRDDHSDADCLLVAVMTHGDEGEIYGTDGPMNASEITTPFRGDHCQGLIGKPKLFIFQACRGGLVDQGVAINIDDVDETDALIAYEKAHTIPVEADFLLAYSSPDGYASWRNGTAGAWFIQSLVKVLNAYGEIWEITRMLALVNRMVALQYESRSQNTSMTQKKQMPCFVSTLTKELYFKPKEVAKEMHKKL; encoded by the exons ATGATTACATCAGATGATACGTACGAGGGATACGCTAAGAAACTGAAATCAGTCAG AAAACTCGTTTCAAAACTTCACTTGAAGCCATCTTCAAAACCAAAGTTGCCACCACCTACACATCTGACTTCAAATGATAAAAGTATGGAAGACAAAGCCGACTTAAAACAACCTGCACTGTCTACATCACTGTTGGCAGACTACCGCTACGATATGACGTACCGCCAACGAGGAAGGGCGGTATTAATCAATAATGAGAATTTCAAAGAGTGCTCTGATATGCCCAATCGTCCCAATCCAGCAATCGATGTAGACCCACTaagcagcactttaaaggaCTTGGGCTTTTTAGTTCAGACTTTTGAGGACCTTACGTGTGGAAGGATAAGACACTTGATGCACCTAC TAAGCAGAGACGACCACAGTGATGCGGACTGTCTCTTAGTCGCCGTGATGACGCATGGGGACGAAGGCGAGATCTACGGCACGGATGGACCCATGAACGCAAGCGAGATCACCACGCCGTTCCGTGGAGACCATTGCCAGGGTTTGATCGGCAAACCCAAGCTGTTCATTTTCCAG GCTTGCCGAGGAGGCCTTGTGGACCAGGGCGTTGCTATAAACATAGATGACGTCGATGAAACGGACGCATTGATTGCCTACGAAAAGGCTCATACTATTCCAGTGGAGGCGGATTTCCTGTTAGCTTACTCTTCCCCAGACG GTTACGCATCGTGGCGAAACGGTACCGCCGGAGCCTGGTTCATCCAATCCCTTGTTAAAGTTCTCAACGCCTATGGCGAAATTTGGGAAATCACAAGAATGCTAGCTCTTGTCAACCGCATGGTGGCGCTTCAGTATGAATCCAGATCACAAAACACGTCTATGACGCAGAAGAAACAAATGCCATGTTTTGTATCGACACTGACGAAGGAGCTGTATTTTAAGCCGAAAGAAGTCGCAAAGGAAATGCACAAAAAACTTTAA